In Cryptomeria japonica chromosome 10, Sugi_1.0, whole genome shotgun sequence, a genomic segment contains:
- the LOC131063839 gene encoding protein RETICULATA-RELATED 3, chloroplastic-like has product MSQMRLSIVISGKSIATTLSLPNNSKSLKTPNASNRHEVLKIVADGCESINLSSLRRRDLRTWVSARPDIQSGGGDVGINNNNNGGGGGGGEGGSWGKSDDNGSNKINGGLLGAFLQGWKARVEADPQFPFKVLMEEIVGVSSSVVGDMASRPNFGLNELDLVFSTIVVACIVNFTLMYMLAPTGSAVETLLGIFASCPTSHVFEAGSFNALERMGTFVYKGTLFAAVGYVAGLVGTVISNGLISVRKKMDPNFETPNKAPPTWLNASTWAAHMGLSSNFRYQTLNGIEFLLAKRLPPIAFKSSVIVLRCLNNVLGGVSFVLLARITGAQRVDEPLSPSEDDQVKDLQSDQSS; this is encoded by the coding sequence ATGTCCCAAATGAGGCTCTCAATTGTCATATCAGGCAAATCAATAGCAACCACCCTAAGCTTGCCCAACAACTCAAAGTCCCTGAAAACTCCTAATGCTAGTAATCGCCACGAAGTCCTCAAGATTGTTGCAGATGGGTGTGAAAGTATCAACCTCAGTTCATTACGTAGAAGGGATTTGAGAACATGGGTATCTGCACGTCCAGATATCCAATCTGGTGGGGGAGATGTAGGcattaacaacaacaacaatggtggtggtggtggaggaggagaagGGGGATCATGGGGGAAATCAGACGACAATGGGAGTAACAAAATCAATGGTGGGCTTTTGGGTGCTTTTCTTCAAGGATGGAAAGCCAGAGTGGAAGCAGATCCACAATTTCCATTCAAGGTCCTGATGGAGGAGATAGTTGGGGTAAGTTCAAGTGTTGTTGGGGACATGGCATCTAGGCCAAATTTTGGTCTCAATGAACTGGACTTGGTTTTTTCCACTATTGTTGTTGCATGCATCGTCAATTTCACTCTCATGTACATGTTAGCACCAACAGGATCAGCAGTTGAGACTCTCCTTGGTATATTTGCAAGTTGTCCCACAAGCCACGTGTTTGAGGCAGGGAGTTTCAATGCCTTAGAGAGGATGGGTACTTTTGTGTACAAGGGAACCTTGTTTGCAGCTGTTGGGTATGTTGCAGGACTTGTGGGGACTGTAATATCTAATGGTTTGATCAGTGTTAGGAAGAAAATGGATCCCAACTTTGAGACTCCAAACAAGGCACCACCAACTTGGTTGAATGCTTCTACGTGGGCTGCTCACATGGGTTTGAGCAGCAATTTCAGGTACCAAACTCTGAATGGCATTGAATTTCTGCTTGCCAAAAGACTTCCTCCTATTGCCTTTAAGTCTTCAGTGATTGTGCTTCGATGTTTGAACAATGTGCTTGGGGGAGTTTCTTTTGTGCTGTTGGCTAGAATAACTGGAGCTCAAAGAGTAGATGAACCCCTATCACCATCTGAAGATGATCAGGTTAAGGATTTGCAGTCGGATCAATCTTCTTGA
- the LOC131063853 gene encoding protein RETICULATA-RELATED 3, chloroplastic-like, protein MSQMRLSIAISGKSMATTLSLPNNSKSLKIPNASNRHEVLKIVADGCESINLSSLCRRDLRTWVSARPDIQSGGGDATINNNNNGGGGGGGEGGSWGKSDDSGSNKISGGLLGAFLQGWKAKVEADPQFPFKVLMEEIVGVSSGVVGDMASRPNFGLNELDLVFSTIVVACIVNFTLMYMLAPTGSAVETLPGIFAGCPTSHVFEVGSFNALERMGTFVYKGTLFAAVGFVAGLVGTVISNGLISVRKKMDPNFETPNKAPPTWLNASTWAAHMGLSSNFRYQTLNGIEFLLAKGLPHIAFKSSVIVLRCLNNVLGGVSFVLLARITGAQRVDEPLSPSEDDQVKDLQSDQSS, encoded by the coding sequence ATGTCCCAAATGAGGCTCTCAATTGCCATATCAGGCAAATCAATGGCAACCACCCTAAGCTTGCCCAACAACTCAAAGTCCCTGAAAATTCCTAATGCTAGTAATCGCCACGAAGTCCTCAAGATTGTTGCAGATGGGTGTGAAAGTATCAacctcagttcattgtgtagaagGGATTTGAGAACATGGGTATCTGCACGTCCAGATATCCAGTCTGGTGGGGGAGATGCAACcattaacaacaacaacaatggtggtggtggtggaggaggagaagGGGGATCATGGGGGAAATCAGATGACAGTGGGAGTAACAAAATCAGTGGTGGGCTTTTGGGTGCTTTTCTTCAGGGATGGAAAGCCAAAGTGGAAGCAGATCCACAGTTTCCATTCAAGGTCCTGATGGAGGAGATAGTTGGGGTAAGTTCAGGTGTTGTTGGGGACATGGCATCTAGGCCAAATTTTGGTCTCAATGAACTGGACTTGGTTTTTTCCACTATTGTTGTTGCATGCATCGTCAATTTCACTCTCATGTACATGTTAGCACCAACAGGATCAGCAGTTGAGACTCTCCCTGGTATATTTGCAGGTTGTCCCACAAGCCACGTGTTTGAGGTAGGGAGTTTCAATGCCTTAGAGAGGATGGGTACTTTTGTGTACAAGGGAACCTTGTTTGCAGCTGTTGGGTTTGTTGCAGGACTTGTGGGGACTGTAATATCTAATGGTTTGATCAGTGTTAGGAAGAAAATGGATCCCAACTTTGAGACTCCAAACAAGGCACCACCAACTTGGTTGAATGCTTCTACGTGGGCTGCTCACATGGGTTTGAGCAGCAATTTCAGATACCAAACTCTGAATGGCATTGAATTTCTGCTTGCCAAAGGACTTCCTCATATTGCCTTTAAGTCTTCAGTGATTGTGCTTCGGTGTTTGAACAATGTGCTTGGGGGAGTGTCTTTTGTGTTGCTGGCTAGAATAACTGGAGCTCAAAGAGTAGATGAACCCCTATCACCGTCTGAAGATGATCAGGTTAAGGATTTGCAGTCGGATCAATCTTCTTGA